A window from Panulirus ornatus isolate Po-2019 chromosome 29, ASM3632096v1, whole genome shotgun sequence encodes these proteins:
- the LOC139758148 gene encoding uncharacterized protein isoform X1 has protein sequence MEHLAGRLSVKRDPFVRHEETPVVSGVDRLRGYYDEARNRLRQYLGRDDAMGSGSSTPRTLDMGGGDGEGGVVFEQRPAHCRLEGKTEESSEEEFTDISYSDLGFIITPKTKKLTVNNNYNMDEDGQPTQLTTTLSPTPTLTTAGYLDQDCDFVSSNVESGHSRAPCSSSSSSSSSSSSSNSSMASVTLHHRGSTSSFTVSQLPGTAAQRAPSLTNLGDLRLEEITT, from the exons atggAACACCTCGCGGGCAGGCTGTCCGTGAAGCGAGACCCCTTCGTGAGACATGAGGAGACCCCTGTGGTCTCTGGCGTGGACAGACTCCGCGGGTACTACGATGAGGCCAGGAACAGGCTGAGGCAATACCTTGGTAGAGACGACG CCATGGGGTCAGGGAGCAGCACGCCGAGGACCCTGgacatgggtggtggtgatggcgaaggTGGCGTCGTCTTCGAGCAACGTCCTGCCCACTGTCGCCTCGAGGGCAAGACTGAGGAATCATCAGAGGAAGAGTTCACCGACATCTCCTACAGTGACCTGGGCTTCATCATCACCCCAAAG ACCAAGAAACTGACcgtcaacaacaactacaacatggatGAGGACGGGcagcccacccagctgaccacaaccctctcgcccacacccacactgacCACG GCGGGTTATCTGGACCAGGACTGTGACTTCGTCAGCAGCAACGTGGAGAGCGGCCACAGCCGGGccccctgcagcagcagcagcagtagcagtagtagcagcagcagcagcaacagcagcatggCCAGCGTGACGTTGCATCACCGTGGTAGCACCAGCAGCTTCACCGTGTCGCAGCTGCCTGGCACAGCTGCCCAGCGtgctccctcactcaccaacCTCGGGGACCTCAGACTCGAGGAGATCACCACCTAA
- the LOC139758148 gene encoding uncharacterized protein isoform X2: protein MEHLAGRLSVKRDPFVRHEETPVVSGVDRLRGYYDEARNRLRQYLGRDDAMGSGSSTPRTLDMGGGDGEGGVVFEQRPAHCRLEGKTEESSEEEFTDISYSDLGFIITPKAGYLDQDCDFVSSNVESGHSRAPCSSSSSSSSSSSSSNSSMASVTLHHRGSTSSFTVSQLPGTAAQRAPSLTNLGDLRLEEITT from the exons atggAACACCTCGCGGGCAGGCTGTCCGTGAAGCGAGACCCCTTCGTGAGACATGAGGAGACCCCTGTGGTCTCTGGCGTGGACAGACTCCGCGGGTACTACGATGAGGCCAGGAACAGGCTGAGGCAATACCTTGGTAGAGACGACG CCATGGGGTCAGGGAGCAGCACGCCGAGGACCCTGgacatgggtggtggtgatggcgaaggTGGCGTCGTCTTCGAGCAACGTCCTGCCCACTGTCGCCTCGAGGGCAAGACTGAGGAATCATCAGAGGAAGAGTTCACCGACATCTCCTACAGTGACCTGGGCTTCATCATCACCCCAAAG GCGGGTTATCTGGACCAGGACTGTGACTTCGTCAGCAGCAACGTGGAGAGCGGCCACAGCCGGGccccctgcagcagcagcagcagtagcagtagtagcagcagcagcagcaacagcagcatggCCAGCGTGACGTTGCATCACCGTGGTAGCACCAGCAGCTTCACCGTGTCGCAGCTGCCTGGCACAGCTGCCCAGCGtgctccctcactcaccaacCTCGGGGACCTCAGACTCGAGGAGATCACCACCTAA